The genomic region GGTGTTGCGGTTGTTCTCAAGGGCGGCAACGTTGAGCTGGCCAAAGACATCGCTATGCACGTAGCGGCGACCAACCCTGAATTCCTGCTGCCGTCGGAAGTTTCCGCTGAAGCGATCGAGCGCGAGAAAGGCGTGTTCCTGACCCTCAACGCTGACAAGATCGCCGGCAAGCCAGAAAACATCGTTGAAAACATGGTCAAAGGCCGTATCAGCAAGTTCCTGGCTGAAGCGAGCCTGGTTGAGCAGGCGTTCGTCAAGAACCCTGAAATCAAGGTCGGCGACCTGGCCAAGAAAGCCGGTGCTGAAATCGTTTCTTTCACCTACTTCAAAGTAGGCGAAGGCATCGAGAAGCCAGTAGACAACTTCGCAGAAGAAGTTGCTGCTCAGCTGGCTGCCAGCAAGCAATAAGACGGTTTTTTAACTGTCGCCCTGAAGAGGCTGCCCGCTTACGCGCGCAGCCTCTTTTCAGATGGGGTTGCCAATTTTATTTGGTTTCCTTTTGGAACTGGCTTACAAAGCCATGTTCCGATGGCGCTGAAGCAGCGCCAAGCTAGAGTGAACGCCAGCTGTAAACAGCTCGCAAAGAATTTTTAAAATACGCCGCAGGAGAGATTCGCAATGGCTCAGCAGGGCAGTGGTTATCAGGCTCGCTATAAACGCATTCTACTCAAGCTTAGCGGCGAGGCCCTGATGGGCTCGGAAGAGTTCGGGATCGATCCGAAAGTTCTGGATCGCATGGCACTGGAAGTTGGCCAGCTGGTTGGCATCGGTGTTCAGGTCGGTCTGGTGATCGGCGGGGGTAACCTGTTCCGCGGCGCAGCGCTCAGCGCAGCCGGCATGGATCGGGTCACTGGCGACCACATGGGCATGCTGGCCACTGTGATGAACGCCCTGGCGATGCGCGATGCGCTGGAACGTGCCAATATCTCGGCCATCGTGATGTCGGCCATTTCCATGGTTGGCGTGACCGATCACTATGATCGCCGCAAAGCCATGCGCCACCTGAACTCCAAGGAAGTCGTGATTTTCGCGGCCGGTACTGGCAACCCGTTCTTCACTACGGACTCGGCTGCCTGTCTGCGCGCAATCGAAATCGATGCCGATGTCGTGCTCAAGGCAACGAAGGTTGATGGCGTCTACACCGCTGACCCGTTCAAAGACCCGCATGCCGAGAAGTTCGATCATCTGACCTACGATGAAGTCCTGGATCGCAAGCTGGGTGTGATGGATCTGACGGCCATTTGCCTGTGCCGCGACCACAAGATGCCGCTGCGCGTGTTTAATATGAACAAACCCGGTGCCCTGTTGAATATCGTACATGGCGGCGCTGAAGGAACCCTGATCGAGGAAGTTCAACAATGATCAACGAAATCAAGAAAGACGCTAAAGAGCGCATGCAGAAATCCGTAGAATCGCTGGCGCACAACTTCGGCCGTATCCGTACCGGCCAGGCGCACCCAAGCATTCTGGAAGGCGTGATGGTTCCGTACTACGGCGCCGACACTCCGATCAAGCAAGTGGCGAACATCACCGTTAAAGACGCCCGTACCCTGCAAGTCGTTGCCTTTGAGCGCAACATGCTGGGCGCGGTCGACAAGGCCATTGGTAGCGCTGGTCTGAACCTTAACCCGACCAACCTGGGTGAGTTGCTGCTGATTTCCATGCCGGCCCTGACCGAAGAAACCCGCCGGGGCTTCACCAAGCAGGCTCGTGATGTGGCTGAGGATGCCCGTGTTGCCGTGCGCAACATCCGTCGCGATGCAAACAGCTCGCTGAAGGACCTGGTCAAGGAAAAGGAAATCAGCGAAGACGAAGAGCGTCGTGCCACTGGCGAGATCGACGATCTGACCAAGAAATTCGTGGCTGAAATCGACGCTAAGTTGGCGGAAAAAGAAAAAGACCTGATGGCCGTATAAGGGTCGAGTTTCAAATGGACAAGACCAAGCAGACTGCGCCGTCCGCGGTGCCGCGCCATGTCGCGATCATCATGGATGGTAATAATCGTTGGGCGAAAAAACGCTTTATGCCGGGTGTCGCCGGCCATAAAGCGGGTGTGGATGCTGTTCGTGCGGTCATCGAGGTGTGTGCGGAGTCCGGGGTTGAGGTATTGACCCTGTTCGCATTCTCCAGCGAGAACTGGCAACGCCCGGCCGATGAGGTCAGTGCCTTGATGGATCTGTTCTTCAAGGCATTGCGTCGCGAGGCCAAGCGCCTGAATGACAACAACATCAGTTTGCGCATCATCGGCGACCGTTCGCGTTTTCATCCGGAACTTCAAGCTGCCATGCGTGAAGCCGAGGCGATGACCGCCGGTGTCAACCGCTTTATCCTGCAGATCGCCGCCAACTACGGTGGCCAGTGGGATATCGCGCAAGCCGCGCAACGTCTGGCACGCGAAGTTCAGGCTGGGCATCTGCGCCCGGAAGACATCACCCCCGAGCTGTTGCAAACCTGTCTGGCGACCGGTGATCTGCCGTTGCCGGACTTGTGCATCCGTACCGGTGGCGAGCATCGCATCAGCAACTTCCTGTTGTGGCAACTGGCTTACGCCGAGTTGTACTTCTCCGACCTGTTCTGGCCGGACTTCAAACACGACGCCATGCGCAATGCGCTGGCCGATTTCGCTTCTCGCCAGCGTCGCTTCGGTAAAACGAGCGAGCAGGTCGAGTCTGGAGCCCGGGTTTAATGCTTAAACAACGAATCATCACGGCATTGATTCTGCTGCCGATTGCCCTGTGCGGGTTTTTCCTGCTTGAAGGGTCCGGTTTTGCGCTGTTCATCGGGCTGGTGGTGACGCTGGGAGCATGGGAATGGGCACGCTTGGCGGGTTTCGCTACCCAGTCGATCCGTGTTGCTTTTGCGGCTGTGGTCGCGTTGATGTTGTTTGTCATGCACATCCTGCCGGGGCTCGCGCCTTGGGTGCTGGGTGCCTCGGTGCTCTGGTGGGGCGTGGCCACTTATCTGGTGCTGACTTATCCACGGTCCAGCGAACACTGGGCCAGCGCCGCCTGCAAACTGGCGATCGGGTTGTTGATTCTGTTGCCAGCCTGGCAAGGTCTGATCCTGATCAAGCAGGAGCCTTTGGGTAACTGGCTGATCATGGCCGTGATGGTGCTGGTCTGGGGCGCCGATATTGGTGCGTACTTTTCCGGCCGAGCCTTCGGCAAGCGCAAGCTGGCACCACAGGTCAGCCCTGGCAAGAGCTGGGAGGGCGTGTACGGCGGTTTGCTGCTGAGCCTGGTGATCACGGCAATCGTCGGTTTTGCGCGGGGCTGGAGTTTCGCTCAAATGCTGATGGGCCTGTTCGGTGCCGCGATCATCGTGTTCATTTCGGTGGTGGGCGACCTCACCGAAAGCATGTTCAAGCGCCAATCGGGGATCAAGGACAGCAGTAATCTGCTGCCTGGGCACGGCGGTGTGCTAGACCGCATCGACAGTCTGACAGCGGCGATTCCGGTGTTCGCCGTGCTGCTGTGGATGGCGGCATCGTGAGCCGCCCACAACAGATTACCGTGTTGGGGGCGACCGGCTCGATTGGCCTGAGCACTCTCGACGTCATCGCTCGTCATCCCGAGCGCTATCAAGTATTCGCCTTGAGCGGTTTCACTCGTTTGAGTGAGCTGCTGGCGCTGTGCGTGCGTCATAGGCCACGTTTCGCGGTTGTGCCGGAATCTGGCGCTGCCCGAGGCTTGCAGGACGAGTTGCGCGCGGCCGGCCTGTCGACCCGTGTTCTGGTGGGGGAGGAGGGCTTGTGTCAGGTCGCCTCGGATCCAGAAGTCAATGCGGTGATGGCGGCGATCGTCGGGGCGGCGGGTTTGCGTCCAACCCTGGCGGCAGTCGAGGCCGGCAAAAAGATTCTTTTGGCCAATAAAGAAGCACTGGTGATGTCCGGTGCGCTGTTCATGCAGGCCGTGCGTAAAAGCGGTTCGGTACTGCTGCCGATCGACAGCGAACACAACGCGATTTTCCAATGCATGCCGCAGGATTTCTCTCGTGGTTTGGGCGCGGTCGGTGTACGCCGGATTCTACTGACAGCCTCTGGTGGCCCGTTCCGGCAGACGCCTCTGGCCGAACTGGCGCATGTTTCCCCTGAGCAAGCGTGTGCTCACCCGAATTGGTCCATGGGGCGAAAAATTTCGGTGGATTCGGCCAGCATGATGAACAAAGGGCTCGAGTTGATCGAGGCCTGCTGGCTGTTCGACGCCACGCCCTCTCAGGTCGAAGTGGTGGTTCACCCGCAAAGCGTGATTCATTCGCTGGTCGACTATGTCGATGGTTCGGTGCTGGCGCAGTTGGGCAATCCGGATATGCGCACGCCGATTGCCAATGCCCTGGCCTGGCCAGAGCGGATCGACTCGGGTGTTGCGCCGTTGGACC from Pseudomonas sp. GGS8 harbors:
- the pyrH gene encoding UMP kinase yields the protein MAQQGSGYQARYKRILLKLSGEALMGSEEFGIDPKVLDRMALEVGQLVGIGVQVGLVIGGGNLFRGAALSAAGMDRVTGDHMGMLATVMNALAMRDALERANISAIVMSAISMVGVTDHYDRRKAMRHLNSKEVVIFAAGTGNPFFTTDSAACLRAIEIDADVVLKATKVDGVYTADPFKDPHAEKFDHLTYDEVLDRKLGVMDLTAICLCRDHKMPLRVFNMNKPGALLNIVHGGAEGTLIEEVQQ
- the frr gene encoding ribosome recycling factor, producing MINEIKKDAKERMQKSVESLAHNFGRIRTGQAHPSILEGVMVPYYGADTPIKQVANITVKDARTLQVVAFERNMLGAVDKAIGSAGLNLNPTNLGELLLISMPALTEETRRGFTKQARDVAEDARVAVRNIRRDANSSLKDLVKEKEISEDEERRATGEIDDLTKKFVAEIDAKLAEKEKDLMAV
- the uppS gene encoding polyprenyl diphosphate synthase translates to MDKTKQTAPSAVPRHVAIIMDGNNRWAKKRFMPGVAGHKAGVDAVRAVIEVCAESGVEVLTLFAFSSENWQRPADEVSALMDLFFKALRREAKRLNDNNISLRIIGDRSRFHPELQAAMREAEAMTAGVNRFILQIAANYGGQWDIAQAAQRLAREVQAGHLRPEDITPELLQTCLATGDLPLPDLCIRTGGEHRISNFLLWQLAYAELYFSDLFWPDFKHDAMRNALADFASRQRRFGKTSEQVESGARV
- a CDS encoding phosphatidate cytidylyltransferase is translated as MLKQRIITALILLPIALCGFFLLEGSGFALFIGLVVTLGAWEWARLAGFATQSIRVAFAAVVALMLFVMHILPGLAPWVLGASVLWWGVATYLVLTYPRSSEHWASAACKLAIGLLILLPAWQGLILIKQEPLGNWLIMAVMVLVWGADIGAYFSGRAFGKRKLAPQVSPGKSWEGVYGGLLLSLVITAIVGFARGWSFAQMLMGLFGAAIIVFISVVGDLTESMFKRQSGIKDSSNLLPGHGGVLDRIDSLTAAIPVFAVLLWMAAS
- the ispC gene encoding 1-deoxy-D-xylulose-5-phosphate reductoisomerase; the protein is MSRPQQITVLGATGSIGLSTLDVIARHPERYQVFALSGFTRLSELLALCVRHRPRFAVVPESGAARGLQDELRAAGLSTRVLVGEEGLCQVASDPEVNAVMAAIVGAAGLRPTLAAVEAGKKILLANKEALVMSGALFMQAVRKSGSVLLPIDSEHNAIFQCMPQDFSRGLGAVGVRRILLTASGGPFRQTPLAELAHVSPEQACAHPNWSMGRKISVDSASMMNKGLELIEACWLFDATPSQVEVVVHPQSVIHSLVDYVDGSVLAQLGNPDMRTPIANALAWPERIDSGVAPLDLFAIARLDFQAPDEERFPCLRLARQAAEAGNSAPAMLNAANEVAVAAFLDGRVRYLEIASIIEEVLNLEPVVAVDDLEAVFTADAKARVLAGQWLSRHGR